GACGGTAGGTTTGGATGTTGTAAGAACACCGAGAAGTGAGCTTTTTCCCACATTCGGCATACCTGCAATAATAAAAGTGTCGAGATCCGTTTCTATCTCGGGCACCTTTCTCATGTAATCTCTGCACTGGGACAGAAATTCAAGGTCACCGGATATATTCTTTATAAGGGATGAAAAACGGCCGTAGTATTCTTTCATTATCGGATTCATTAAAGACCTGTCCCGCTGATTTTTAAGGCGTCTGATGTAATCGGTACTCAGGATAGTGATTCTCTCTGACGTCCACTGGATTTTCCCCAGCGATAGTTTGTATTTGTCCACGTCGAACATCAGATCAAGCAGACCGTAATAGAAAGGATGAAGTTTCTCAGTGGAAGGAAATTTCTTCACAAGGCGGTCAAAATGAGAGCAGGCCACGCCTTCAATGGTCGATATCTTGTCGATAAGCTCCTTCCTGATCTTGTCAGCGATGTCCGGGTGGTAAGGTTCCTCAATCTTCGCCGCCTTCGAAAAGGCCTTGTTAATTATTTCCTGGCTTTTCAGTACTGTCGGAATTTTATTGAACATTTTCTTTCTTCACTTAGATGTACTTTAGCTGGTGCACTCAATCGATCTGTTTAATGGTATCCTCAATCTTCTTTTTCATTTCTTCTGACATTTCATAAATATTATGGGCATATCTCGAGTGAATCCTGATCCTGGGCATCAGATCCTCGCGAGAATGCGCGGTGAATTCAAAGCCGCAGTCGTATCCTATATCCCTGCACTTGTACTGAAAGGTAGCCATGGGTTTGTATATCCATGAGATATAAAACACCTACCTTTTCAGGAGTTCAATCCGGTGGAATGTCCAAGAAAAACTATTAGACTGAAGTGCATTATAAATCATGCACACGGAAGATCACAGAAACATTTCCTGCGGGGGTGACCCTTTCAACTACCTGAAGAGCGTTCTAAAGGGCTTATATTTTGACCTTGCGCCCGGGGAAGATGCCACCGTACTCGTAATGAAGGAGAAATTTCCGTACAACAGGGACATTTTTGAGAATTTGTCCAGAAACCTGCGCCTGAAACTGGTTGGAATGAAGGAAGAGAATGGAGAATTAGAACTTCGGCTCCACAGGGATTCTTAAGTGAAACTGATAATATGCTAATAACTTGCCTTAAATGTGGAGCTAAGAGGAAAGCATACGAACTCCGCTGCTCAGAGTGTAATGGACCATTCACTATGGTTCCAGATTTCAAGTATCGGGATGTGAAATCCAATTACCCTTACGTCAAACGCTTCGTTACCCTTGGTGAGGTTGTGACTCCTATCGTTGATTATAACGAGTTTTCCGTTAAACTTGAATATTTCTCTCCCACGTTTTCTTACAAAGATCGGGGGTCCAGAACGCTTGTTTCTTCCCTTCTGGAGAGAACTCCCAACCCCGGGAACGTGTATCTGAATGAGGATTCATCGGGAAATGCCGGGGCATCAATAGCAGCTTACGGATCCAGAGCTGGATTCAGGGTAAACATTTTCGTTCCGGAGACGACAATGGCGAGCAAGATTTCACAGATAAGATCCTATGGTGCCGCCATCATGAAAATAGCTGGAGGCAGAGAACGAGTAGCTGAAGCTGCTGAAAACAGCCCTGGAATTTATGGGAGCCACGTTCTGAACCCGGAATTCAGAGACGGAATCAGGGAAATCGCTTACGAAATCTTCAGGCAAACCGAAGGCAAGCTACCGGATAATATATTCCTGCCAGTTTCTGCTGGCACCCTCCTTCTCGGGATCTTCAACGGGTTCAAGCACCTTCTAGATAGCGGTGAAATCGAAGCCGTTCCGAAAATCGTTGCTGTACAGACAAGATCAGTCAACCCCCTCTGTTCAAAACTCGAAGGAGTAAGATATGATCCTGAAGCTGTAGGCGAATCCATCGCTGATGCTTTGGTTTCCAGAAGGCCTGTGCTGCTTGACGAAATGACACGTGTGGTGCAGAAGTATGGCCAGTGCATCACAGTAAATGAAGAGTCTATCCTTGATGCGAGAAACAGGTTATCTAGAAAGGGAATGTACACAGAGTACAGTTCAGCCACTACCCTGGCAGCATTTTTATCAAGGAAATTTGAAGGCAGGAGTTTACTGATACTAACCGGAAATGGGCTGAAAACTCCCTGAAACTACATTACATCGATTCTTTTTCTTATTCTTTCCTTAGTTGCGCATGATCCTCAATTATTTTTCCGTTTATTTTCAATGAATATGTAACTTTTGCTCCCCCTCTTCTTACAAGTATGGAAACGGAGCAATATTTGCTGAGGGAGAGAGATACTGCCTTTCTCGCGGCATCTTCGGAAACATCCCCTGTAAGTTCATAACCAATGTTGACACTCTTCAGAGTTTTCGGGATCTCTTCCTCGCGCTCTGCGTTGAGCGTACACTGGTAATCATTAACCGTCTGCTTCATCTTTGAGAGTATTGAAAGTACATCATCACTCGTGCATGAACCGATGGATAATACAAGCAGCTCTGTAGGGGTAAAGTTCTCAGTGTTTTTTGAAAGAGAGTTCTTGAGTCTCAGTGGTTCCTTACCTTCAACGTTCGTCAGGAAGCCTCTCTCACTTTCAGACTTGAATGATAGGATCATGGTGGGGCAGTGTTTCACCGTTAAAAAATATGATCTATCGTTAATCCCGGTTTCTTCAGTACCATAATATGCGAAATCCTGAAATTATTTGTTCTGGATGAAACCGCTTTGTAGCTGCGAAGAAAATTCATGCCGACCGTGTAAAACATATAGAGCTACACAGCAAATTACATTACGACATACATGAAGGAAGTGGCACCACGGAAGGATAATGCTGTATCACCTATAATAGCAACAATTCTGCTGATAGCAATAACAGTGACACTGGCTTCAACACTCTATTCGATCGTTGGAGGGTACTTCTCGAACACCCCAACACTTACCCCAAACGCGACCATTTCTGTTTTGAACAAGACAACAGTGCAAGCAAATGGAACTGGAACAGGAGAATACCAGGTCTATGTTGAATCAATCTCAGGGAATCTCTCATTGAACAGTGTAAAAATGATGATTACATTCAACACAGGAAACATTTCGACGTTATCAATCAATGATATAGGACCCGCGGGAACCCAATTGTACAGCGGCATAACTGTGACCATGATTAAACAGGGACCTGATTTCTCCCCGCTCGATTTCATATCGGTCAATGAACAGTACGCGAACCAGTTTGTCCAGAGAATTTCCTTTATAGATACAGCAACCAGCGGGGTTATTGGAACAGCATACCCCCAATAATCCTTCCTTTTTTTGACGTAATCACAGCAGGATGATGCATGATGTAATACCTAAAGGATCTAGAAATATTTCTCCAAGCATATTAGCAATTTTAGCGGGCTCGGAGGGATTTGGACCCTCGATCACCGACTTAGAAGGACGGTGCCTTATCCAAACTAGGCCACGAGCCCACAGGCTAGTTATCCCTCGGAAAACTTAATACTTTCGAGTGCTGAGTCAGAAAGTATATTTTCAGTAAGTATCATTCTGGATCAAGCAAAGAAGCGGAGAATTTACCCATATGAATTTATTGGGAAGGTTTAAGCAAGATAAGTCGATTGGTTTTCTGATGTATAAGGTAAGAGTCTCAATCCTTGACAGTGACCTCAGAAAATACCTCGTCGCAATGAAACCGGAGGAAGATCGTGACATCGGAAGGGGAAAAATGAGATTTGTTACCGAGAATGGTGAATCCTATGTTTATATAGAAGCACCTGATTCTGTTGCATTGAGAGCAAACATCAGCTCCATAACCAGATGGCTGGTTATGATAGACAAAATAGTCAGGGAGGTGAATTAATTGGAGCCTAATTTAAGCGCTTATCTGCAAAATCAGATAAAGCAAGCACAACAACTGGAAGGACAGATAGAACAGATTGCCAGCCAGAAGTATCAGCTTGACATAAGGATCAAGGAACTGGATAAGACAATTAAGGAGCTTGAAGAAATATCCGACGGAACTAAGGTTTTCAAAAGTGTGGGACCGGTTCTTTATGAGGTGGAGAGCCGCAAGAAATTGATTGACGAACTTTCTGAGCAAAAGGAGCTCAGCGAAATCAGAGTCAAAACGCTCGAGAAGCAGCAATCTTCCCTCGAAGAGAAATACAAGGAGCTTGAGGAAATACTCAAGAAAAAATACGATGAGGCCAGAAAAGGGGCAAAGTGAGTCAAAACCCCCTCAGGATGAAAAGCCAAGCAGGTCAATACCATTGGACAAGGCGGGAATTCTCAACTATAAGCTTCCTCTCAAGCTGATCTGGAACGATATACTTCAGGAAACGATAGCTACAGTATCAGCGGATGTCGAGGTGCCAAAGGAAAGAAGGGGAGCGCACTTTTCAAAAATTCTTTCGTCGATGATCCTTGGATTTGGGAATCCGGGAGGAGACATAATTGATATGGTTCACAGGACGGCAAGCAATATTCTCCAGGAGAACCCTTATTCCAGTAAAACTACGGTGAAGCTAGAAACAACCTACTTAATGCCACATGTGGCTGTATCAGGATTAGTTAGCCACATTCCATACAATTTTGAATTCTCAACCCTGATCTACAGAAGCGGAACGTGTACTGACAGTGTTACGCTGGAAACTACCGCAATGACTGCATGCCCTTGCACCATGGAAGGCACTAGAAGGATACTTTCGGAACGTTATCCAGAATATTCCGTATTTATTCAGAAAGTCCCGATAATAACGCATAGCCAGAGGAACAGGTTGAGGGTTTCCATTCGAACAAGCGAAAAATGCGGTATTAATCCACTGGCACTGATAAAGTCTGTGGAGTCTGTTACCGGTGGCCCTTTGATCAGTGTTTTGCCAAAGCGAGATTCGGATGAGTTTGTTGTAAAAGTGCACGAAAACCCATATTTCGTGGAAGATTTGGTTAGAGAGATTGCATATACCCTGGGCAATGATTTAAAGGGAATTCCTGGAAATGCTCTATTATTAATTTCATCCCGCAGTGAGGAGAGCCTGCACAACCACGATGCCTATGCCGAGCTTGAACTCACAATGGACGAAATAAAAGAAAAATCACGGAAGAAGTAAACTATTACCATGCCCCGGATATATCGTCACTCCGTGGAACCCCATTATTTTTGCTTTGGATCTCTCTGCATCTTCCAAGTTCAGCGTAAACGCCTTGTT
The sequence above is a segment of the Thermoplasmataceae archaeon genome. Coding sequences within it:
- a CDS encoding pyridoxal-phosphate dependent enzyme, whose product is MLITCLKCGAKRKAYELRCSECNGPFTMVPDFKYRDVKSNYPYVKRFVTLGEVVTPIVDYNEFSVKLEYFSPTFSYKDRGSRTLVSSLLERTPNPGNVYLNEDSSGNAGASIAAYGSRAGFRVNIFVPETTMASKISQIRSYGAAIMKIAGGRERVAEAAENSPGIYGSHVLNPEFRDGIREIAYEIFRQTEGKLPDNIFLPVSAGTLLLGIFNGFKHLLDSGEIEAVPKIVAVQTRSVNPLCSKLEGVRYDPEAVGESIADALVSRRPVLLDEMTRVVQKYGQCITVNEESILDARNRLSRKGMYTEYSSATTLAAFLSRKFEGRSLLILTGNGLKTP
- a CDS encoding NOG1 family protein, whose protein sequence is MFNKIPTVLKSQEIINKAFSKAAKIEEPYHPDIADKIRKELIDKISTIEGVACSHFDRLVKKFPSTEKLHPFYYGLLDLMFDVDKYKLSLGKIQWTSERITILSTDYIRRLKNQRDRSLMNPIMKEYYGRFSSLIKNISGDLEFLSQCRDYMRKVPEIETDLDTFIIAGMPNVGKSSLLGVLTTSKPTVAPYPFTTQSIHIGYTDIGYYRVQIIDTPGILDRQMSERNEMERKAILALQKIDSCIIFLIDYSGSSGYSVEQQENLYGEIARMFRKKIIRVQSKVDISQERRENICISIDDRSGIKDLLSEMEIVLRDSVNVAR
- a CDS encoding DUF1059 domain-containing protein, encoding MATFQYKCRDIGYDCGFEFTAHSREDLMPRIRIHSRYAHNIYEMSEEMKKKIEDTIKQID
- a CDS encoding type IV pilin, whose product is MKEVAPRKDNAVSPIIATILLIAITVTLASTLYSIVGGYFSNTPTLTPNATISVLNKTTVQANGTGTGEYQVYVESISGNLSLNSVKMMITFNTGNISTLSINDIGPAGTQLYSGITVTMIKQGPDFSPLDFISVNEQYANQFVQRISFIDTATSGVIGTAYPQ
- a CDS encoding prefoldin subunit beta — its product is MEPNLSAYLQNQIKQAQQLEGQIEQIASQKYQLDIRIKELDKTIKELEEISDGTKVFKSVGPVLYEVESRKKLIDELSEQKELSEIRVKTLEKQQSSLEEKYKELEEILKKKYDEARKGAK
- a CDS encoding GTP cyclohydrolase, FolE2/MptA family, coding for MRPEKGQSESKPPQDEKPSRSIPLDKAGILNYKLPLKLIWNDILQETIATVSADVEVPKERRGAHFSKILSSMILGFGNPGGDIIDMVHRTASNILQENPYSSKTTVKLETTYLMPHVAVSGLVSHIPYNFEFSTLIYRSGTCTDSVTLETTAMTACPCTMEGTRRILSERYPEYSVFIQKVPIITHSQRNRLRVSIRTSEKCGINPLALIKSVESVTGGPLISVLPKRDSDEFVVKVHENPYFVEDLVREIAYTLGNDLKGIPGNALLLISSRSEESLHNHDAYAELELTMDEIKEKSRKK
- a CDS encoding OsmC family protein encodes the protein MILSFKSESERGFLTNVEGKEPLRLKNSLSKNTENFTPTELLVLSIGSCTSDDVLSILSKMKQTVNDYQCTLNAEREEEIPKTLKSVNIGYELTGDVSEDAARKAVSLSLSKYCSVSILVRRGGAKVTYSLKINGKIIEDHAQLRKE
- a CDS encoding KEOPS complex subunit Pcc1 gives rise to the protein MYKVRVSILDSDLRKYLVAMKPEEDRDIGRGKMRFVTENGESYVYIEAPDSVALRANISSITRWLVMIDKIVREVN